In Melitaea cinxia chromosome 29, ilMelCinx1.1, whole genome shotgun sequence, the genomic stretch tcgattttcgtaaaatccgttcttaacggatgcctacgtcttataaggagcctccttgctaaatttcaagtttgtaggtgttatagtttcggagatttcgtgttcagtgagtcaacctacgataccccgttttaaccccaaaaaggagttgatttctaaagatacattgtttggacaccttttcaccatctatagagcttacattttaaatttcaagtctcttacttcaaaaacataggactttcatacaaacttccaacccccgttttacccccttaggggtcgagtttcgtaaaatccgttcttaacggatgcctacgtcttataaggagcctacttgctaaatttcaagtttgtaggtgttatagtttcggagatttcgtgatcagtgagtcaacctacgatcccccgttttaaccccaaaaaggagttgatttctaaagatacattatttggacaccttttcaccatctaaagagcttacattttaaatttcaagtctcttacttcaaaaatataggactttcatacaaacttccaacccccgttttacccctttaggggtcgagtttcgtaaaatccgttcttagcggatgcctacgtcttataaggagcctacctgccaaatttcaagtttgtaggtgttatagtttcggagatttcgtgatgagtgagtgacctttcgcttttatatatatagagattatCAACAGCTAACTGCAGTACATGTtagtcaataaaaaataataaatcaatgtgtaatgtactttttatggaTCATTTAGttgataaaaataacatcaaataaCACATTAACACGGAGGAAAAAGTCGATAacttactacattatatttctatataaaatgatACTTAGTAGTAAAACGTCCTTGGAGTCTTAGTGTAGAGGTCACTGCAGTACTAAATTTTAAGCTATAGcatattaatttctatttcattaataatataaacaaatatagatAACTTTCACcgaattaagaataaatatttcttttaaatttcaactttcTCCGTTTTCACTTTTTTTCCGGAATTATACGAGCCAACTAATTATAACAGCCAAACTTTAGTAAAGTCAAATATGTACGTCAACTGTTAAAATCGGTTTATTGTCCTTTTATTCCGTTGTAGTCGGGTAAAAAGGACAGCCACTGTAGAttctttttattcaaaattttcggtcccaaattgtttttaaaaattgtgtttgcagacaaacgaaaaaaaaaaccgacttcaattacatcgaagagtaatacaacgtagatcgacgaaaaaatagtcaagtaactacgcgttatcaaaaattacacaaaaagtagttatcagatctcgataaaatttatatgtaaccacatgataaacatcagctttagattaaattaaaaattatcaaaatcggtacacccagtaaaaagttattgcggttagattttcgagagtttccctcgatttctctgggattccatcatcagatcctggtttccttatcatggtacaaaactaggaatatcccctttccaacaaaaaaagaattatcaaaatcggtacatccagtaaaaagttatgcggtataataaaacgtaggtcgacgaaaaaagcgtcaagtaaaaacgcattattagatataactcgaaaagtagttgttagatctcaaataaatttaaatgggaccaaatgatacataccacctttcgatgaaaaaaaaattgtcgaaatcggtccacccggtcaaaagttctgatgtaacatacataaaaaaaatacagtcgaattgagaacctcctccttttttggaagttggttaaaaaactaaatatgtattatcaattatttaattaaaaatacttgtatTACTATAAAGAGTCCTACAGTTATAGAACTAAGATAAACTGACAACATACAATAATTTGGATTGGTCTTGAAATTATTGAaacaaatattgatttaaataagaataaaaaaacaacaaaatttgcTCGACCTCGAATTATGTAAAATCTAACTTAAGtttttctttacagaaaccGGCTGCAAAGCAGCAAGTACGCCGCAGCCAGAATGAAAGTGTGGGGCGCTCATGGCGAATTCTGCGCCAGACATCAATGGGAGGTAATCGTGGCTACCCTGGCTTTGTTAGCCTGCGCCGCGAGTGTGGAGCGACATGGAACAGGAACTCGAGCGGAAAGATGCGCGGGCTGGGCTAGGGCTTGCCCGGGTCTTGAAGCTGAGTATCAAGCGGCCGATGCAGTCATCATGACCTTCGTCCGTTGCGCCGCACTACTATATGCCTATTACCAAGTTTCGAATCTCCAGAAAATTGCTTCAAAGTACCTACTCATCATTGCTGGTGTTTTCTCAACTTTTGCCAGTTTCATCTTTACGTCAGCCCTTGCAGGTTTATTCTGGAGCGAATTAGCCAGTATTAAAGATGCCCCGTTTTTGTTCTTACTGGTTGCTGATGTGGCGAGAGGAGCAAGGATGGCGAAGGCCGGTTGGAGTGCAGGCGAAGATCAGGGCAAGAGAGTAGGGAAAGCACTTTCTCTGCTCGGGCCGACAGCGACGTTAGATACACTTCTAGCGGTCCTCCTTGTCGGTGTTGGTGGCCTATCAGGCGTTCCTAGATTAGAGCATATGTGCACATTCGCATGCTTAGCATTGTTAGTGGACTACTTGGTATTTGTAACCTTCTACCCTGCCTGTTTGTCACTTGTAGCAGACTTTGCATCGGGTAGAAAAGAAATGGGATCGGATAGTCCGTTTTCCGAAAACGACTTAAAACCTAATCCAGTTGTGCAAAGAGTGAAAATGATTATGGCTGCAGGACTACTTTGTGTTCACTTAACTAGCAGGTGGCCTTGGACTCGAGAAAATGGAATGATAGAAGGATCTCTGACTAGCGACTTTAAGTCTGGATCTCACGAGAACATTTTATTCCACTCCTACGTCAAGTGGTTTTCGGTCAGTGCTGATTATATAGTAATCGCTACACTGTTATGCGCTTTGATTATAAAATTCATCTTTTTCGAAGAACAGAAAAATTGGATTATCGATATGAATGATTTGACAGTTAAAGAAGTTGTAAAACACAAGGAAAAACCAAAGTTCTCCCTCGGCGAAGACGTGAAATCCGAAATGTACACACAAACAGATGATCTATTCAGTTCTGAAGATTATGAATGGCCATCGCTATCGCCTAGTTCTTCAGCCGCAAGACTTAATGCTAAAAAACGTCCGATGGCTGAATGCTTGGAAATCTATCGATCAGAAGGAGTTTGTACTTCTCTTAGCGACGATGAAGTTGTTATGCTTGTTGAACAATCTCATATTCCATTACATAGGCTCGAAACCGTCTTGAACGATCCTTTGCGAGGAGTGAGGTTGCGCAGAAGAGTTATATCCGCTAGGTTCCAAACAGAAGTTGGCATCAAACAACTACCATATCTGAATTATGATTATAGTAAAGTTTTAAACGCTTGCTGTGAAAACGTTATAGGCTATGTTGGTATACCAGTTGGATATGCTGGTCCTTTAGTCGTCGATGGTAAAGCTTATATGATACCTATGGCTACGACTGAAGGCGCTTTAGTAGCATCTACAAACCGTGGTGCTAAAGCCATTGGCACAAGAGGAGTGACCAGTGTTGTGGAAGATGTAGGTATGACTAGAGCCCCCGCTGTGAAACTACCAAACGTTGTACGTGCCCACGAATGCCGTCAGTGGTTAGATAATAAAGATAACTATGCTTTGATAAAAGAAGCGTTTGATTCAACCTCAAGATTTGCTCGACTTCAAGAAGTTCACGTAGGTGTTGATGGGGCAACTTTATACTTAAGATTCAGAGCCACTACTGGAGATGCTATGGGCATGAACATGGTCTCTAAAGGAGCTGAAAATGCGCtgaaattactcaaaaatttctTCCCCGATATGGAAGTAATAAGTCTTTCCGGAAACTATTGTTCTGATAAGAAAGCCGCATCAATCAACTGGGTTAAAGGTAGAGGCAAAAGAGTCGTTTGTGAGACAACAATATCGGctgaaaatttaaagaatatatttaaaactgatGCTAAAACAATGACACGttgcaataaaattaagaatttatcgGGATCTGCGTTAGCGGGATCGATTGGCGGTAATAACGCTCACGCGGCTAATATGGTAACGGCTATCTTCATAGCTACAGGACA encodes the following:
- the LOC123667956 gene encoding 3-hydroxy-3-methylglutaryl-coenzyme A reductase: MKVWGAHGEFCARHQWEVIVATLALLACAASVERHGTGTRAERCAGWARACPGLEAEYQAADAVIMTFVRCAALLYAYYQVSNLQKIASKYLLIIAGVFSTFASFIFTSALAGLFWSELASIKDAPFLFLLVADVARGARMAKAGWSAGEDQGKRVGKALSLLGPTATLDTLLAVLLVGVGGLSGVPRLEHMCTFACLALLVDYLVFVTFYPACLSLVADFASGRKEMGSDSPFSENDLKPNPVVQRVKMIMAAGLLCVHLTSRWPWTRENGMIEGSLTSDFKSGSHENILFHSYVKWFSVSADYIVIATLLCALIIKFIFFEEQKNWIIDMNDLTVKEVVKHKEKPKFSLGEDVKSEMYTQTDDLFSSEDYEWPSLSPSSSAARLNAKKRPMAECLEIYRSEGVCTSLSDDEVVMLVEQSHIPLHRLETVLNDPLRGVRLRRRVISARFQTEVGIKQLPYLNYDYSKVLNACCENVIGYVGIPVGYAGPLVVDGKAYMIPMATTEGALVASTNRGAKAIGTRGVTSVVEDVGMTRAPAVKLPNVVRAHECRQWLDNKDNYALIKEAFDSTSRFARLQEVHVGVDGATLYLRFRATTGDAMGMNMVSKGAENALKLLKNFFPDMEVISLSGNYCSDKKAASINWVKGRGKRVVCETTISAENLKNIFKTDAKTMTRCNKIKNLSGSALAGSIGGNNAHAANMVTAIFIATGQDPAQNVTSSNCSTNMEVCGENRDDLYVTCTMPSLEVGTVGGGTVLTGQGACLQILGVKGAGARPAENSARLASLICATVLAGELSLMAALVNSDLVKSHMRHNRSTVNVPSISNDMTLKVPKL